One stretch of Eupeodes corollae chromosome 2, idEupCoro1.1, whole genome shotgun sequence DNA includes these proteins:
- the LOC129946629 gene encoding endocuticle structural protein SgAbd-6-like: MKFVVAFTVFMVILCAVKAAPAESDRPAVTLRDTRNNNGIDNYQFDFETSNGIQRQETGELKQVEENSAIVVRGSASWTSPEGTLIELKYTADENGYHPIV; the protein is encoded by the exons atgaaatttgttgtTGCATTCACTGTCTTCATGGTTATTTTGTGCGCAGTCAAAGCCGCACCTGCTGAAAGTGACAGACCAGCAGTTACGCTGCGTGATACTCGCAACAACAATGGAATTGATAACTACCAGTTTGA CTTTGAGACGAGCAATGGAATTCAACGGCAAGAAACAGGTGAATTGAAGCAAGTTGAAGAAAATTCTGCAATTGTTGTTCGTGGATCAGCATCTTGGACTTCACCTGAAGGTACCCTGATCGAGCTTAAGTACACTGCCGATGAAAATGGATATCATCCCATTGTTTAA